Proteins co-encoded in one Coregonus clupeaformis isolate EN_2021a chromosome 17, ASM2061545v1, whole genome shotgun sequence genomic window:
- the LOC121561833 gene encoding nuclear inhibitor of protein phosphatase 1, with the protein MATNATATNLPSFDCPTWAGKPPPGLHLDVMKGDKMVEKLIIDEKKYYLFGRNPDMCDFTIDHQSCSRVHAALVYHKHLKRVFLIDNNSTHGTFLGHIRLEPHKPQQVPIDSTMSFGASTRAYTIREKPQSQQGTNAATGDSKAGEDEEGSKGLLGLPEEETELENLTEFNTAHNKRISTLTIEEGNLEIQRPKRKRRNSRVTFNEDDEVINPEDIDPSVGRFRNMVQTAVVPIKKQKMERHGSLSMDDVVTRRIHNYTFGGGLYGDLPPTSHEGHPAGTPSGATILGGLPLPFPNPAPEVNLAPDAPQPPVTLNPVPISGPYPSEALNEPRKKKYAKEAWPGKKPTPSLLI; encoded by the exons ATGGCGACTAATGCAACTGCTACAAATTTACCATCTTTTGATTGTCCAACATG GGCAGGCAAGCCCCCTCCAGGACTCCATTTGGACGTGATGAAAGGTGACAAAATGGTCGAG AAACTGATCATCGACGAGAAAAAGTACTACTTATTCGGGAGGAATCCGGACATGTGTGACTTCACCATCGACCACCAGTCATGTTCACGCGTGCATGCTGCCCTGGTCTACCACAAGCACCTGAAGAGGGTGTTCCTTATTGACAACAACAGCA CGCATGGTACCTTCCTGGGACACATCCGCCTGGAGCCCCACAAGCCTCAGCAGGTCCCCATAGACTCCACCATGTCGTTTGGGGCATCCACACGAGCCTACACCATCCGGGAGAAACCTCAGAGCCAGCAAGGAACCAATGCCGCCACGGGGGACAGCAAGGCCGGGGAGGACGAGGAGGGGTCTAAGGGTCTCTTAGGATTACCAGAGGAGGAGACCGAGCtagag AACCTGACAGAGTTCAACACGGCCCACAACAAGCGCATCTCCACCCTGACCATCGAGGAGGGCAACCTAGAGATCCAGAGACCCAAGAGGAAGAGGCGGAACTCCCGAGTCACCTTTAACGAGGACGATGAGGTCATCAACCCAG AGGACATTGACCCCTCAGTTGGGCGCTTCAGGAACATGGTGCAGACTGCTGTCGTCCCTATAAAG AAACAGAAAATGGAGAGGCACGGCTCACTTAGTATGGACGACGTTGTGACGAGGCGCATCCACAACTACACCTTCGGCGGCGGCCTTTATGGGGACCTGCCACCCACCAGCCACGAGGGCCACCCTGCCGGGACCCCGAGCGGAGCCACTATCCTGGGGGGTCTCCCACTGCCCTTCCCCAACCCGGCCCCAGAGGTGAACCTGGCCCCTGACGCCCCCCAGCCACCTGTCACCCTCAACCCTGTCCCCATCTCAGGCCCCTATCCATCCGAGGCCCTCAACGAGCCCCGCAAGAAAAAGTACGCCAAAGAGGCATGGCCAGGCAAGAAGCCCACCCCCTCCCTACTAATCTAA
- the LOC121561835 gene encoding protein THEMIS2-like isoform X2, translating into MAGTETVMSLQELIASLDQTCLPRILQVCSGVYFQGAVYELSGSEVCLSTGDLVKVINIELLSVSCEDISNNENFELPLNHADLFKLVPEEMPYSTVEEMVSLRPVGLDTCLPFTFTSRCELTFENFTLGAGRAVTMLSIEQQDGGEESRVRCQLRGQQGATAEVLVPFSCRGEFYECESDQTYTLQEIMSSPHLCSRHFCFSKKTKHGGSLVFSPIYQVQAIMHLRKNIVKFPSSLEVDVVDVTTQSQDLTFVTPLTLPEVFAQPDEAFPTMAEILEHHEGQPLFHCTWLAELHKGHPLVLHRRGSSAMVLVSGLKGRKARQYFLVSQRYGGRLRRRPREFDSVYELYTASTRAPFLTVRVTGHSEELEEEGLPALSVGEQLEVLRCEKVKLPGGRTSQGEKNQTVEVVVCRRLQEVDDDEEDDEEEEEESEEVHLPMYMQGHFVEKLTDHKKYSLKDLGKAFALPLDVKVVSRDAELETDPLVGFSSLRLEESTIQPMVQASLPGKPERCFEIPTHWLNMSLSFTNDPLPLAQEYHLETVTEVTDSFYYEFRKLTTSDEPPPPRPPKRSSRSKPSKATPSPSQSYAPCPPAKSGTLSLLSDLSLHSKKTQRPPAPLPPAITDDAPPLNPRKPMTGVKSGKAQPNTYVKSIGHKPNNKAAKYEVQADTDSEHDYEQVDDMLKRAQDSVLFY; encoded by the exons ATGGCAGGCACTGAAACAGTTATGTCCCTGCAAGAATTAATTGCATCCTTGGATCAAACTTGTCTGCCACGGATTCTACAGGTTTGCTCTGGGGTGTACTTTCAAG GGGCTGTTTATGAGCTGTCGGGAAGCGAGGTGTGCCTGTCCACGGGGGACCTGGTGAAGGTCATCAACATCGAGCTCCTTTCTGTCAGCTGTGAGGACATCAGCAACAATGAGAATTttgagctgcccctcaaccatgCAG ATCTGTTCAAGCTGGTTCCAGAGGAGATGCCATACAGCACAGTAGAGGAGATGGTGAGCCTGAGGCCTGTAGGCCTGGACACCTGTCTTCCCTTCACCTTCACCAGCCGATGTGAGCTGACCTTTGAGAATTTCACCCTCGGGGCCGGGAGGGCCGTGACCATGCTGTCCATCGAGCAACAGGACGGGGGTGAGGAGAGCCGCGTCCGCTGTCAACTCCGAGGCCAGCAGGGGGCGACGGCTGAAGTGCTAGTCCCCTTCTCCTGCCGTGGGGAGTTCTATGAGTGTGAGAGTGACCAGACCTACACCCTCCAGGAGATCATGTCCTCACCCCACCTCTGTAGCCGGCACTTTTGCTTCAGCAAGAAGACCAAGCACGGGGGATCGCTAGTCTTCAGCCCCATATACCAGGTTCAGGCCATCATGCACT TGAGGAAGAACATAGTCAAGTTCCCCTCCAGCTTGGAGGTGGATGTGGTCGACGTGACGACGCAATCCCAAGACTTGACATTTGTGACCCCGCTCACTCTGCCCGAGGTCTTTGCCCAGCCAGATGAGGCCTTCCCCACCATGGCTGAAATACTGGAGCACCATGAGGGCCAGCCTCTGTTCCACTGTACCTGGCTGGCTGAACTACACAAGGGCCATCCTCTCGTCCTTCACAGGCGTGGTTCCTCAGCCATGGTTCTGGTTTCGGGTCTCAAGGGGCGCAAGGCCCGCCAGTACTTCCTAGTGTCTCAGCGCTACGGGGGGCGGCTGCGACGGAGGCCACGGGAGTTTGACTCGGTGTACGAGCTGTACACCGCCTCAACCCGGGCGCCGTTTCTCACGGTCAGGGTGACGGGGCACAgtgaggagctggaggaggaggggctTCCGGCGCTCAGTGTGGGCGAGCAGCTGGAGGTGCTGCGCTGCGAGAAGGTGAAGCTGCCTGGTGGAAGAACAAGCCAGGGGGAGAAGAACCAGACTGTGGAGGTCGTTGTATGTAGACGTCTCCAAGAAGTGGACGATGACGaggaggatgatgaagaggaggaggaggagagcgaggaggTCCACTTGCCCATGTATATGCAGGGCCACTTTGTGGAGAAGCTCACGGACCATAAGAAGTACAGCCTGAAGGACTTGGGCAAGGCCTTCGCTCTGCCGTTGGACGTTAAGGTGGTGAGCCGTGACGCAGAGCTGGAGACAGATCCTCTGGTGGGGTTCTCATCCCTGAGGCTGGAGGAGTCTACTATACAGCCCATGGTACAGGCCAGCCTTCCAGGAAAGCCAGAGAGGTGCTTTGAGATACCCACTCACTGGCTTAACATGTCTTTGTCCTTTACTAACGACCCCTTGCCTTTGGCCCAAGAATATCACCTGGAGACAGTTACAGAGGTGACGGACTCATTCTATTACGAATTTAGAAAGCTCACCACATCAGATGAGCCCCCACCACCACGTCCACCAAAGCGGTCATCAAGATCAAAGCCTTCCAAGGCAACCCCTTCACCCTCACAATCATACGCCCCCTGCCCTCCAGCCAAAAGCGGCACCCTTTCCCTGTTGAGTGATCTAAGTCTTCATAGCAAAAAGACTCAAAGGCCCCCTGCTCCTCTGCCTCCG GCTATCACGGATGATGCCCCTCCCCTGAATCCAAGAAAGCCTATGACCGG
- the LOC121561835 gene encoding protein THEMIS2-like isoform X1 codes for MAGTETVMSLQELIASLDQTCLPRILQVCSGVYFQGAVYELSGSEVCLSTGDLVKVINIELLSVSCEDISNNENFELPLNHADLFKLVPEEMPYSTVEEMVSLRPVGLDTCLPFTFTSRCELTFENFTLGAGRAVTMLSIEQQDGGEESRVRCQLRGQQGATAEVLVPFSCRGEFYECESDQTYTLQEIMSSPHLCSRHFCFSKKTKHGGSLVFSPIYQVQAIMHLRKNIVKFPSSLEVDVVDVTTQSQDLTFVTPLTLPEVFAQPDEAFPTMAEILEHHEGQPLFHCTWLAELHKGHPLVLHRRGSSAMVLVSGLKGRKARQYFLVSQRYGGRLRRRPREFDSVYELYTASTRAPFLTVRVTGHSEELEEEGLPALSVGEQLEVLRCEKVKLPGGRTSQGEKNQTVEVVVCRRLQEVDDDEEDDEEEEEESEEVHLPMYMQGHFVEKLTDHKKYSLKDLGKAFALPLDVKVVSRDAELETDPLVGFSSLRLEESTIQPMVQASLPGKPERCFEIPTHWLNMSLSFTNDPLPLAQEYHLETVTEVTDSFYYEFRKLTTSDEPPPPRPPKRSSRSKPSKATPSPSQSYAPCPPAKSGTLSLLSDLSLHSKKTQRPPAPLPPAITDDAPPLNPRKPMTGVKSGKAQPNTYVKSIGHKPNNKAAAKYEVQADTDSEHDYEQVDDMLKRAQDSVLFY; via the exons ATGGCAGGCACTGAAACAGTTATGTCCCTGCAAGAATTAATTGCATCCTTGGATCAAACTTGTCTGCCACGGATTCTACAGGTTTGCTCTGGGGTGTACTTTCAAG GGGCTGTTTATGAGCTGTCGGGAAGCGAGGTGTGCCTGTCCACGGGGGACCTGGTGAAGGTCATCAACATCGAGCTCCTTTCTGTCAGCTGTGAGGACATCAGCAACAATGAGAATTttgagctgcccctcaaccatgCAG ATCTGTTCAAGCTGGTTCCAGAGGAGATGCCATACAGCACAGTAGAGGAGATGGTGAGCCTGAGGCCTGTAGGCCTGGACACCTGTCTTCCCTTCACCTTCACCAGCCGATGTGAGCTGACCTTTGAGAATTTCACCCTCGGGGCCGGGAGGGCCGTGACCATGCTGTCCATCGAGCAACAGGACGGGGGTGAGGAGAGCCGCGTCCGCTGTCAACTCCGAGGCCAGCAGGGGGCGACGGCTGAAGTGCTAGTCCCCTTCTCCTGCCGTGGGGAGTTCTATGAGTGTGAGAGTGACCAGACCTACACCCTCCAGGAGATCATGTCCTCACCCCACCTCTGTAGCCGGCACTTTTGCTTCAGCAAGAAGACCAAGCACGGGGGATCGCTAGTCTTCAGCCCCATATACCAGGTTCAGGCCATCATGCACT TGAGGAAGAACATAGTCAAGTTCCCCTCCAGCTTGGAGGTGGATGTGGTCGACGTGACGACGCAATCCCAAGACTTGACATTTGTGACCCCGCTCACTCTGCCCGAGGTCTTTGCCCAGCCAGATGAGGCCTTCCCCACCATGGCTGAAATACTGGAGCACCATGAGGGCCAGCCTCTGTTCCACTGTACCTGGCTGGCTGAACTACACAAGGGCCATCCTCTCGTCCTTCACAGGCGTGGTTCCTCAGCCATGGTTCTGGTTTCGGGTCTCAAGGGGCGCAAGGCCCGCCAGTACTTCCTAGTGTCTCAGCGCTACGGGGGGCGGCTGCGACGGAGGCCACGGGAGTTTGACTCGGTGTACGAGCTGTACACCGCCTCAACCCGGGCGCCGTTTCTCACGGTCAGGGTGACGGGGCACAgtgaggagctggaggaggaggggctTCCGGCGCTCAGTGTGGGCGAGCAGCTGGAGGTGCTGCGCTGCGAGAAGGTGAAGCTGCCTGGTGGAAGAACAAGCCAGGGGGAGAAGAACCAGACTGTGGAGGTCGTTGTATGTAGACGTCTCCAAGAAGTGGACGATGACGaggaggatgatgaagaggaggaggaggagagcgaggaggTCCACTTGCCCATGTATATGCAGGGCCACTTTGTGGAGAAGCTCACGGACCATAAGAAGTACAGCCTGAAGGACTTGGGCAAGGCCTTCGCTCTGCCGTTGGACGTTAAGGTGGTGAGCCGTGACGCAGAGCTGGAGACAGATCCTCTGGTGGGGTTCTCATCCCTGAGGCTGGAGGAGTCTACTATACAGCCCATGGTACAGGCCAGCCTTCCAGGAAAGCCAGAGAGGTGCTTTGAGATACCCACTCACTGGCTTAACATGTCTTTGTCCTTTACTAACGACCCCTTGCCTTTGGCCCAAGAATATCACCTGGAGACAGTTACAGAGGTGACGGACTCATTCTATTACGAATTTAGAAAGCTCACCACATCAGATGAGCCCCCACCACCACGTCCACCAAAGCGGTCATCAAGATCAAAGCCTTCCAAGGCAACCCCTTCACCCTCACAATCATACGCCCCCTGCCCTCCAGCCAAAAGCGGCACCCTTTCCCTGTTGAGTGATCTAAGTCTTCATAGCAAAAAGACTCAAAGGCCCCCTGCTCCTCTGCCTCCG GCTATCACGGATGATGCCCCTCCCCTGAATCCAAGAAAGCCTATGACCGG